GCCTCTAGAACCCTCTTCAGCCAGTGCAACCGGCGATCCTTACTGTACCCAAGGCTTTACCTACACCTTCGCCATGGAAGCCACCAGCGAACCCCAACCCCAGGTGATGCCAGAATTTTATCCCCAATATGCCCCTTACTATAGCTACGAATTAGAGCGCCTAGCCAGCTTCGATCTGGTGTTTACCTATCGGCGGATTTGGAGTCCGCAAACCGGAGAAAGTACCCGGTTTGGCGGCATTGGCTTTACTAAACCCACCCCTGGCGATATCGCCATGCAAAACTGGACATGGGGCAATGATTACCGTCCAGGAACTTCCGTCGATAACTTTATTTATACCGCCAACCAACTGCAAGCCATGGGTCAATTGCAGCCTGGGGGATGGTTGGGAGGCTTGCGGGTGGATGCCTTACGGAAGGCGGAAGAACATGCCTTGGGATTTTATTACTGGTTAGTAGCGGGAACCACGGACTCTCAATTGGGAGATGGATTTAAAGAACTCCATCCCAATTATCGCTTTTTATCCGGGTTAGACTCGCCCATGGGAACCGCTCACGGACTCTCGAAATACCCCTATATGCGCGAAGGCAGACGGATTATCGGTCGTCCCAGTTGGGCCCATCCCGATGGCTTTACCATCTGGGAAATCGATATTTCGCGCCAGGGATATACAGATGACTATTACCAACAAGCGCTACCGCCAGACGAATACAGAGCCTTTCGAGCGGCGATCGCCGGATTAGAGGCGATCGAGGTCTTGCAGTCTGATTCCTTACCCAGTTCTCCCCAACGTCGCACCCGCTCCACCATCTTTCCCGATTCTGTCGGCATCGGTCATTATGCGATCGACTTTCACCCCTGCATGACCGAAAGTCCTCCGGAAAAACCCGGAAACACCGAGCGCGAAGGAGAACGCCGAGGCGCAGGCACGGCTTACCCCTTCCAAATTCCCCTACGAGCGATGATTCCTCAACAATTAGATAACCTTTTAATTGCCGGAAAAAGTATTGCCGCCAGCCATATTGCCGCCGCCGCTTATCGGGTGCATTCCTTTGAATGGTCAGTGGGTGCAGCCGCCGGAAATACAGTAATTTTTGCCCTAGAAAATGAGATTATGCCCTATGAATTAGTCGATAATTTACCCGCACCGGAACCTCAGTTAGAAGTATTGCAACAACGGTTAGTGAATCAAGGCAATCCCATCGCGTTTCCCAATACCTCAATCCTGAATGAGGATTGGGACAATTGGCAGTAAACTAGCGTAGAATCAAAATGTACCCCATAGCAGCGTTCGCGATCATCGCGGGCTTTAACGATGGAAATTCCTTAGAATTTCCCAGTTGGACAGAAAAGGGATATGGTGTGTGTAAGAGAAGCAACTGAAGGAAAACTCCATGTTTTGGCGGATTGCAGCCCTATTGCTTTTAATGGCGATCGCCTCCTGTAAGGGTCGGCATCTGATTCCTATCACCCTCGTGAGTGAATTAGAAATCAGTGATTGTAACAGCCGTGATGCAAGATTGCAGGTGGGTCGGATGGTTTGGATCGACAATGAGTACAACGATCCGATCGCCATGACTGTGATTGAGGAA
This sequence is a window from Roseofilum capinflatum BLCC-M114. Protein-coding genes within it:
- a CDS encoding FAD-dependent oxidoreductase, translating into MKQYLGLLCTLIITGFSSSAALATPEADRTVACDLLVVGGGLAGTATAYEALLGGKTVCLTELTDWVGGQISSQGTSALDERTTQRAQLFYSRGYLELRDRIFRRYGKLNPGDCWVSVSCFLPKDGHLILMEMLEAAAKRGKGRLHWYLNTVVKDLDYNADRTLIEGAIAIQHQAAPGAPPLNTRFLSQTLEDAYTYDDSQYLTKSIIRFISPQDKPWYIIDATETGELIGLTNIPHRLGIDRRSPLEPSSASATGDPYCTQGFTYTFAMEATSEPQPQVMPEFYPQYAPYYSYELERLASFDLVFTYRRIWSPQTGESTRFGGIGFTKPTPGDIAMQNWTWGNDYRPGTSVDNFIYTANQLQAMGQLQPGGWLGGLRVDALRKAEEHALGFYYWLVAGTTDSQLGDGFKELHPNYRFLSGLDSPMGTAHGLSKYPYMREGRRIIGRPSWAHPDGFTIWEIDISRQGYTDDYYQQALPPDEYRAFRAAIAGLEAIEVLQSDSLPSSPQRRTRSTIFPDSVGIGHYAIDFHPCMTESPPEKPGNTEREGERRGAGTAYPFQIPLRAMIPQQLDNLLIAGKSIAASHIAAAAYRVHSFEWSVGAAAGNTVIFALENEIMPYELVDNLPAPEPQLEVLQQRLVNQGNPIAFPNTSILNEDWDNWQ